Proteins encoded together in one Mus musculus strain C57BL/6J chromosome 16, GRCm38.p6 C57BL/6J window:
- the Tex55 gene encoding testis-specific expressed protein 55, with protein MDEPPDESLNHENTTRAPDNEKNNIEGAGQALHRGSEHAGVGSSEPTGDKVSGQANAGSRQTGRRTSEEAEQRSSQPTEHRLPGHAERRASQQAERRLSERRTSQPPNQQLPSHSERKTSGKIDGQESLLSEQTDQETSEFDDLIPSASTDYLSARSQQQEYNQHGYWTEDSSDPHRLSEDLEKDYTRVKHITEKQAGYRSYYKTLAHIESRTLTDTNDYRETGQRLQPCTFEDSEAELPSKVSTTEETESATTIQAYNTQDTELTTSTSHEKLPSITTKVYYSSSPEKIQTTEYTSDTTPVFDQGRSSQRSSQSSRWRFPPIVFEDPYHVALRYVEKHNILHIFQQITENLVYERPDDPLYFMLDQVQNMIKHRDERQSD; from the exons ATGGATGAGCCTCCAGATGAATCCTTGAACCATGAAAACACAACCCGAGCCCCAGATAACGAGAAGAACAACATAGAAGGAGCAGGCCAGGCCCTTCACAGAGGTTCTGAACATGCTGGGGTTGGATCATCTGAGCCAACTGGTGACAAGGTATCCGGCCAAGCCAATGCAGGTTCTAGACAGACTGGCCGAAGAACTTCTGAAGAGGCAGAACAAAGATCTTCGCAGCCAACCGAGCACAGATTGCCTGGCCATGCAGAGAGGAGAGCATCCCAGCAGGCAGAGCGCAGACTATCTGAGAGGAGAACTTCACAACCACCTAATCAGCAACTCCCCAGCCATTCAGAGAGGAAAACCTCTGGCAAGATAGATGGCCAAGAATCTTTGCTGTCTGAGCAGACTGACCAAGAAACTTCGGAGTTTGATGACCTGATTCCATCAGCCAGCACTGACTATTTATCAGCAAGGAGTCAACAACAAGAATACAACCAACATGGTTACTGGACTGAAGACTCTAGTGATCCACACAGGCTTAGTGAGGATCTAGAAAAGGACTATACCCGAGTTAAACATATAACAGAAAAACAGGCTGGCTACCGCTCATACTACAAAACACTTGCCCACATCGAGAGCCGAACACTAACTGACACCAACGACTACAGAGAAACTGGCCAAAGATTACAGCCTTGCACATTTGAAGATAGTGAAGCAGAGCTCCCATCCAAAGTTTCAACtacagaggaaacagaaagtgCCACCACTATCCAAGCCTACAACACACAAGATACTGAATTAACTACCTCCACCTCCCATGAAAAACTTCCCTCCATCACAACTAAAGTGTACTACTCATCCAGTCCAGAAAAAATTCAAACCACAGAATACACTTCT GATACCACTCCAGTATTTGATCAAGGAAGGAGTTCTCAAAGATCCAGTCAGAGTTCCAGATGGCGGTTCCCTCCAATCGTTTTTGAAGACCCCTATCATGTTGCACTTCGCTATGTGGAGAAACACAACATCCTGCATATATTCCAG CAGATCACTGAAAACCTAGTCTATGAAAGGCCAGATGACCCACTGTATTTCATGCTAGACCAG
- the Tex55 gene encoding testis-specific expressed protein 55 isoform X1 — protein MDEPPDESLNHENTTRAPDNEKNNIEGAGQALHRGSEHAGVGSSEPTGDKVSGQANAGSRQTGRRTSEEAEQRSSQPTEHRLPGHAERRASQQAERRLSERRTSQPPNQQLPSHSERKTSGKIDGQESLLSEQTDQETSEFDDLIPSASTDYLSARSQQQEYNQHGYWTEDSSDPHRLSEDLEKDYTRVKHITEKQAGYRSYYKTLAHIESRTLTDTNDYRETGQRLQPCTFEDSEAELPSKVSTTEETESATTIQAYNTQDTELTTSTSHEKLPSITTKVYYSSSPEKIQTTEYTSDTTPVFDQGRSSQRSSQSSRWRFPPIVFEDPYHVALRYVEKHNILHIFQITENLVYERPDDPLYFMLDQVQNMIKHRDERQSD, from the exons ATGGATGAGCCTCCAGATGAATCCTTGAACCATGAAAACACAACCCGAGCCCCAGATAACGAGAAGAACAACATAGAAGGAGCAGGCCAGGCCCTTCACAGAGGTTCTGAACATGCTGGGGTTGGATCATCTGAGCCAACTGGTGACAAGGTATCCGGCCAAGCCAATGCAGGTTCTAGACAGACTGGCCGAAGAACTTCTGAAGAGGCAGAACAAAGATCTTCGCAGCCAACCGAGCACAGATTGCCTGGCCATGCAGAGAGGAGAGCATCCCAGCAGGCAGAGCGCAGACTATCTGAGAGGAGAACTTCACAACCACCTAATCAGCAACTCCCCAGCCATTCAGAGAGGAAAACCTCTGGCAAGATAGATGGCCAAGAATCTTTGCTGTCTGAGCAGACTGACCAAGAAACTTCGGAGTTTGATGACCTGATTCCATCAGCCAGCACTGACTATTTATCAGCAAGGAGTCAACAACAAGAATACAACCAACATGGTTACTGGACTGAAGACTCTAGTGATCCACACAGGCTTAGTGAGGATCTAGAAAAGGACTATACCCGAGTTAAACATATAACAGAAAAACAGGCTGGCTACCGCTCATACTACAAAACACTTGCCCACATCGAGAGCCGAACACTAACTGACACCAACGACTACAGAGAAACTGGCCAAAGATTACAGCCTTGCACATTTGAAGATAGTGAAGCAGAGCTCCCATCCAAAGTTTCAACtacagaggaaacagaaagtgCCACCACTATCCAAGCCTACAACACACAAGATACTGAATTAACTACCTCCACCTCCCATGAAAAACTTCCCTCCATCACAACTAAAGTGTACTACTCATCCAGTCCAGAAAAAATTCAAACCACAGAATACACTTCT GATACCACTCCAGTATTTGATCAAGGAAGGAGTTCTCAAAGATCCAGTCAGAGTTCCAGATGGCGGTTCCCTCCAATCGTTTTTGAAGACCCCTATCATGTTGCACTTCGCTATGTGGAGAAACACAACATCCTGCATATATTCCAG ATCACTGAAAACCTAGTCTATGAAAGGCCAGATGACCCACTGTATTTCATGCTAGACCAG
- the Tex55 gene encoding testis-specific expressed protein 55 isoform X2, translated as MDEPPDESLNHENTTRAPDNEKNNIEGAGQALHRGSEHAGVGSSEPTGDKVSGQANAGSRQTGRRTSEEAEQRSSQPTEHRLPGHAERRASQQAERRLSERRTSQPPNQQLPSHSERKTSGKIDGQESLLSEQTDQETSEFDDLIPSASTDYLSARSQQQEYNQHGYWTEDSSDPHRLSEDLEKDYTRVKHITEKQAGYRSYYKTLAHIESRTLTDTNDYRETGQRLQPCTFEDSEAELPSKVSTTEETESATTIQAYNTQDTELTTSTSHEKLPSITTKVYYSSSPEKIQTTEYTSDTTPVFDQGRSSQRSSQSSRWRFPPIVFEDPYHVALRYVEKHNILHIFQVQNMIKHRDERQSD; from the exons ATGGATGAGCCTCCAGATGAATCCTTGAACCATGAAAACACAACCCGAGCCCCAGATAACGAGAAGAACAACATAGAAGGAGCAGGCCAGGCCCTTCACAGAGGTTCTGAACATGCTGGGGTTGGATCATCTGAGCCAACTGGTGACAAGGTATCCGGCCAAGCCAATGCAGGTTCTAGACAGACTGGCCGAAGAACTTCTGAAGAGGCAGAACAAAGATCTTCGCAGCCAACCGAGCACAGATTGCCTGGCCATGCAGAGAGGAGAGCATCCCAGCAGGCAGAGCGCAGACTATCTGAGAGGAGAACTTCACAACCACCTAATCAGCAACTCCCCAGCCATTCAGAGAGGAAAACCTCTGGCAAGATAGATGGCCAAGAATCTTTGCTGTCTGAGCAGACTGACCAAGAAACTTCGGAGTTTGATGACCTGATTCCATCAGCCAGCACTGACTATTTATCAGCAAGGAGTCAACAACAAGAATACAACCAACATGGTTACTGGACTGAAGACTCTAGTGATCCACACAGGCTTAGTGAGGATCTAGAAAAGGACTATACCCGAGTTAAACATATAACAGAAAAACAGGCTGGCTACCGCTCATACTACAAAACACTTGCCCACATCGAGAGCCGAACACTAACTGACACCAACGACTACAGAGAAACTGGCCAAAGATTACAGCCTTGCACATTTGAAGATAGTGAAGCAGAGCTCCCATCCAAAGTTTCAACtacagaggaaacagaaagtgCCACCACTATCCAAGCCTACAACACACAAGATACTGAATTAACTACCTCCACCTCCCATGAAAAACTTCCCTCCATCACAACTAAAGTGTACTACTCATCCAGTCCAGAAAAAATTCAAACCACAGAATACACTTCT GATACCACTCCAGTATTTGATCAAGGAAGGAGTTCTCAAAGATCCAGTCAGAGTTCCAGATGGCGGTTCCCTCCAATCGTTTTTGAAGACCCCTATCATGTTGCACTTCGCTATGTGGAGAAACACAACATCCTGCATATATTCCAG